CTTCTAGATCAGATATCTGGTTGAGTTGTGCACTATGATACAAAATTATACAGATTTTTGACCATACATGGATTTGTACCATGACTTTAAGGCCAAGAAGCAGCAAATATTTTCCAATATGGTTAGTTTAGTACTTCAATGCTTGTAGGAGTTGGACattatcaattattttttaactGTTTTCTGTAATACGAGTATTTTGTTCTACATATCATGATGCAAAACCGAGTTAATTAGACTTTTGAATATGGTAATAGATGTCAGAAACCAAGGTTTCAAGTACGGGTATCGAATCTCGTATTATTTTTCTATTACAATTGTGCAATGTCAGCACAGCATGGGTTCCGAGTTCCGACGTTATGTGCCAAAACCGAGCGCATCAAAAAAAGTGAAAAATTGTCTGCATGGATCAGTATGGTGGCAAGGTACCATCAATGGAAAGTGGTACAAATCGGTGTGGGCAGTACATACTAATACGCTGGGTTTTGGCATCCAGTCTTCATATTGGTGCTGGCATCCTGTTTTGGCAGTTTTTGAATCCATgcaactgttttttttttttttttttgcatctaaaGGGTCATAAACACTTATTTAGATTTTACACAAAGTTTTCATCTTGGCCGAGATCTTGGTTTGTATTGGTGGTATCGAACACCTGTCGATGTGATATATGTAAAAATCAAGGCCCTATTATGTCGGTTGATATAAACTGATAAAACTCGAGATATCGGATAATATGATATAAATCATATCGGTCTGAAAATATCACCCGAGATATTAGAAAATCTCAACGTCCATCAGTTCTTCCAACTTACCATATTGACCTAGCTAAATAGAGATTTTGGTTGATCTCAGTCTTAGTCGCTTATCTAGGTAACTGATATATGAAGATTTAAAAACCTTGATTTTACACAAGTGAAAGTTCCTAGGTTGTTTAAGGTGCTTAGATGGGGTGAGGCACATCTGATTCATCTGAAGCCCCGATAACCCTGGTGAGGCAGGGTTGATAAGGCAATGTTTAGGCGTATGCATAGGCCAAGTTGAGAGGTGTTAGGGAAATCACTTTTCTAATCTTGATTCTCAAGCTCCATTCTTCAAAATTCCTTATTTCTCAACATGtctaatatctaatttttattggaGGGGCATTTTTGCCCAATGCAACGCTTAAAAGCGAAGGGCTAAAAGAAAAAGGAACCCACCTCCTCTTTATTCAGCTGGGAGCTAGGGTTTTCAAGCAAGAGGGCAACGGTGGAGCATGAGGTAAAGAAGAGGGATAGCAATATCTAAACCCTTACAGTTTGCCCTTCTTTATTACTCCACATTGTCCCTGTTTCTCCCATTTAATTGGCACCAATCTCCATTTTATTCTTCCCATGTTATTTTATGTGCTCTCTGTGTGTTTGCATGTGTATGTGTTAGTTTCATCAAATCAGGAAGCATAAGGGGGTTTCCTTTTCTGttgtttctattttttctttgctcGATCTGTCTATTTAATTGCTGTTTCATTTCTCTTCAATTTTCTGCTTcttaatttctttttatttttgaatgcAGTGCACATGTTTGATGTGCCAGAAGCTATCCCCCATGAAATGCATGTCAGGCATCTTGCACTTTAACCTAATTTTGTTACAGCACCAATATGTTATCAAATTTAACATGATCATGAACAGCATTAGAAGTTTGGGTTCAAATTTAGTGCCGAGAATCTGGGAATCAACATGGGCTGCTAAGGCGTTTGTTTTTTCTTCCTTAATTATTTAGTGAACCGAAGTAGTTTATGTTAGGTAGTTATCATAATAGATATACTGTTTTTGTTTGCTTGGTTCGGTTATAGAAGCAATCTGATGTCTTCAATACAAGAAACTTGTCAAATTTcattatgatctaaaaatttttcatattgtTTATGTATGATTCATGAAGTCTACTAACTCCATATGATAGAGAAAAGAAATGGTCAGTTTGATGTTTATATGATACAGATTGTTTCAAATAGACAGGTTTTTGAAATTATGAGCATCTTCCATGGTTCATTTTTTCTCAATCCAATTTCACTGAAATAATTCTTGTTTGCAGGGCAAGGTAGATTTCAAAGATACAGAAACATATGAATTTTTGTTCAAGGACTATTGGGAAATCGTGAAGGACCAGGAAGGATTAACGTTGGTTGATCTTCATGCTGCTAATGCTCTTCTTAAACGAGGTCACAATTGTAAAAGTGAATCAGATTCTGATAAGTTTCCTGAGGAGGAGTTGATGTCTGAATGTGATGACTTGGATGATGATTGTCATAATGAGATGTCAATCCTCGATGATTTAAAAGTAAGGCGTGGTAAAATGAAAACTCCAATAAAAAGGTGTAGGTCAAAGAGAAAGTATATTGGTTGGGGCTCAGAGGAGCTCATAGGATTCCTTTCATCCATTGGCAAGGATACAGAGGAACCTCTTACACAATTGGATGCTTCTGAAATTGTTAAGGATTATGTCCAAGCAAACAATCTTTTCAATCCtgacaagaagaaaaataaggttGTAGTGTGTGATGAGAAGCTGTATTCTCTTTTCAGGAAAAAGAAAGTGAAGGTTCATAAAATCTACAGCTTACTGGAAAGTCATCTTGCTGCAGATGATGATATGGATGACGAATTTTTTTTTAGCTCGGATGATGATGACAACTCAGTTATCAGGAGAAAGTGGCAAAGGACAAATTCTGATTCCAAGATTCGCAAATCAGAGCCAAATCATTTCAGGCAAAAGGTTATGGAACCTCCCAAAAGCTGCTATGCTTCTGTAGTTGACAAAAATATTAAATCAGTCTATCTGAGGAGGTCTTTAATCCTGAATCTTCTGAAAGACCCTGAGATTTTTGAAAACAAAGTCACTGGTTGCTTTGTGAGGGTTAAAAATGATCCCAAAGATTTCTACTGTCGACCTCAAAATCTATACCAGCTTGGGCAAGTGACAGGTATCTGCATTCATGTGCATGCATTTATGCTTGATGCTGTCCCTCTTAAGCATGTGCTCCTCCTAGGGGAAGCCTAAACCTCAAAATGGGTACGTGCCATATGTTGGCACCTTCTATTATCTGCTAGAGAGAAATATACAAACCCCTTTGACTTTGCAGTCAGGGGTAAGAGAAATATTCAAGTCCAGGTGAATATATGTCTGCCATGCACCCATCTTGAGATTAGTTTTCCTTTTCACAGAATGGAGAGCCAAGTGTACACAACACACATacatgtgtacatacatacattacattacattacatacatacagacatacatacatatatagatgtatatgtatgtgtatgtatgtatgtatgcacacacacacacacacacacacacacacacacacacatatatagatatatatatatgtatgtgtatgtatgtatgtatgcacacacacacacacacatatatacatacttatatatataggTTGAAGAAGAGATAATTTCTGTTTTCGTACCAGGTATTAAGAAGGTTCCACATGCATACAAGGTAGGAGAGACATTGACAGATACCGTCCTATGTGTTTCCAATATGTGTAGGGATATCCAAATAACTATGTTATCAGATGATGATTTTGAGGAGGTATACCCAGTAAGACTTTTGTTACACACTTGTTAAGCATTGCATCATTTCATACAATATCTTATTTCTTAAAACTCATCGTCAATGAGTTTAAGTCAAAATATGCAATTCTCTCTGTTCTGAAACATATACTGTAGGGTTATTAGACAACTCTAATTTTCTCTTTTGCCAGGTGTTGCTTTGAtgatatttctaattttttaattcaCATGCATATAACTCAGCACCAGTCTTTTGAGATTTTATGCAAGCACCTCGCTTAATTCCTATTCTGCATCTCTATGATAGGAAGAATGTGAAGATCTCTGTGAGTTGGTGAAGAGAGGACTCCTTAAAAGGCCTACAATTGTGAGTTTTTCCTTCTTAGAGCTATTTAATCTTGTGATACCGTATGCCTAAGCATTGCTTTTGCATCTCTGTACCTAATAAACATGGAGAATCAGTATTTTTCAACCTACAACATGAAAGAGACTCGTATACTAAATACTATCAATCTATCATGGTTATCAACATAcacttttatgtttttcttattttatttgataagttGTAGTCTACCAGAATTTATTGACAATAGAATATTTATTCTTATTTCCTTTCTTCTGCAATAGTTTTTGTATGAAATGAAGAAAGTAATAAGTTTCTAGGATGGTCATTGTTTCAGTAGCTCCATGAACAGAAGAAAAGTGCTCTTTCATTTATAAGTTTAGGAGACTTCCATCCAGATGGTTGACTTGGCTAACGGAGTCTTTTAAAGTTTAAACACAGTTTATATACTAGAGCAGTGTATATTAAGTATGTTATTATTATCTAGAATTGCAGATAACAGTAGTTCAAGAGCAAAAAATGGTTGAAATGTGGTGCAAATTGCTATGGAGGGTAGGCAACATTATTCAAATCAAGGATTGTGAAATCAACTTTCATTGGAAGAGAAGGGTAAACAAGGGTTTGGTCTTTGTTTGGTCCAGTGTTATCCAGAAGCCAttgttttaattattttcttttacaagaattggGCTATGGATGTAGATATGTATAGTAGAATCTCTGTAATTTGGATGAGGTGGAGATGCTCTCATTCTGGATCATCAAAATCTTGGGGCTAGTGACTTGCTAACAATGTTGTATGTGTTGGCATGTTGGGTAAAATGAAGCATGTTTGCATAAATTGGTAAGAATAGTAATGATTATGTTGAACTTAGTTTGTGGAAGCATTTGGAACATGCTTTAAACATAAGTGTGGAAAGTTGACTTCAATGCTTTGTTCACTGTAATGAAGCCTGAGAAGAGAAAATAGAAGGGGCTTATGGGCTTTGGCTGGGATTCCTAAATTGAAGTGATGAGACCAAGGAAAACATGTATTGCAGTGGCCGAGGGAAATGTAAATGCTCGTGGCCTTCTATAGCAGCCAATAAGGAAGCAAAATTCATAAACAATGCAAACTGAAAGACTTTCCTTATTATGACTTTCTATTTGAATATAACCATTTATACCTTTGCAACTgtatactgattaattttagttAGGGATATATTTATCTTAAATAGAGTTTTAATCTGTTTAAGAGTACTATTTTTGAGTATAACGAACTAATTTACGGAAAAGTGATAAGCATGGTGAGGTTAATAGTCTTTTAGTCATTTGGACTGTTTTGAAGAGTAGCTTTAATTTGTTTATATTAAGatttatttcaaatttctaaAGTCCACAATGCTTGTTGTTAAGATTCAactatcaaaatttaaatgctgCCAACCTTTTTAACTTTATATTTTATAGTTTGAATATTGGTCATATATCAAGTACTGATGTGtgaccttcttcttctctcgctTATGTCTAACGTCCCATATGTTAAAGGGGTTCGGTATCTCTCACTTTTATCATACTACCACCTTTTGCTTCTTTAAGACGTGAAGATATTAATTCATTAATATCATGCTAAAGTTCCTTAAaggccttcttttttttttttttttttgggtaccttCATCGAGGCTTTTATTAGGTTCTAAACATTGCCCATTTTTCTTTCACATGCAAGTACAAATTCCTAAATATTAGTATTTTGTACTTTTATTTTGTTTAAAGGATGAACCTTGGCACAACAGTAGGTTGCACCATTGTGACCTAGAGTTTATGGGTTTGAAACATGGCAAAAGCCTTTCTGCATGAGGGGTTAGGGCTGCATATATCTGACCCTCAGACCCTGCAATGGCAGGATTCTCGTGCATTAAGGCACCCATTTACTTTAATTTTGTTTCATCTTCATATGTTCTAACTTTAGTTCATTTGACTAACACTTTCTGTTTACAATATCATTATTTTCCACTAGAGCATAGGGGTTTTCAGTATATTCATTAAGATGGCTACTTTTAAATTCTGCTCGCTTTTTATTAAAGAATGGTCTACCGCACCATTACATTTTGTAGAAAAAAAGATGTTGTTTTAGATGTGCTAACTTTTTGGTAGCCATTTGGAAATGCAGAAGGATCAGTTCTGGTCcatagaaagaaaggaaagaggatTGATTGCGATTCTTGATGGAAAATGTCAAAAAtgggatgtgatttttttttaatttaatgattaagacaatcaaaaaaaataaaaaaagaagaagaaaaaggagagtgGAACCAGATGCATCCTTGCATCAACAATATCAAATGTACATATACCACAAAAGAGGGATGAATAATTTGTCCATTAGTTGTATTCTTCAATCACCAGTGTAAATATATGTGAATGTCAATTTTCTTGCTTCAGATGGCGAAGTACATTTACATTTATTGCACAGTCATCTAAGAAAAGGATCTTGTTTCACATGTCCTTTGCAGTGATTATTTAGTCACAGAACTTTGGTCATATATGTTTTCTTCAGTGTAATATTATGTCTGGAAAAACAAACTCAAGATAATCTTATTTGAAAACTCCATTAGTTATATTTACAACCTTGGTTTCTCTTTTTCTGCTGAATTGCATATTTAtctgtctttttatttttttctgagaaGGCAAACTTATCAAATTTCTTTTTAGTGATTACATTGATGTCTAACCAATTTTGATTTTTCTTGCTCTTTTGGCAGGCAGAACTTGAGAAAAAGATCAGAATTGTGCATGAGGATATTACAAATCATGTACATACCTTTTGTTTCTTTGATATGTTAGCAACATTGTTTCCTGAATCTGCCTTCCATTTTGGAATTTGTGTCTTCAGAAATTTTATTTGCGATGATCTTCTTTTGTTGCTGTTTTTATACTCTGTTCTTTCAAAAGTAATCTTGAAGATTGCAATAATTGCAGCATGACATAGTCTCGTGACTTCCTAAAAATTACATGTCCCTGTGTTTGTTTTTTGTAAGAATGATAGATTGATGTGAACATAAGCCAGGAAGCTAGTTCCTTGTTTAATTTGCTGATTATTCTATATGCTAAGTTTCTCTTTTACTAATCTAGTTGATTTCTTCTCAGTGGATTGATAGAGAGATTGTGAAATTACAAAAACTGATTGATCAGGCGAATGACAAGGGATGGCGCAGagaatatcctacaaaataaGAGCTGAAAATACAAATGCTTGTGGACATGCTATAAAATTCAACAAGTCCATTCATCTGCTGATCTAGCACATTATCATCTTGTACATTTCACTGGCTTAGTTGATACGcttgaaattattttttcttgactCTTTGGTACGCTATTTGACTATATTGACCGAAGAGAGCTGCTCTGTACGCCAGCTGAAAGATCACGCCTTCTAAAGGAGATTCCACAGGTCATTGCAGATACAGAAGAACAGGTTGAAGTGACCACTGATACATTAGtaaagtctcatggagaacatAAAGGTTCACTGTACTCTTTGATTTCTGTTTAGCATTTGTTTTGGATATGTTCTTTTTTCGGTCTTGAGAGTTTTCTGTTTGTGTTCTGATCGGTTTTTTGCTATATTCTAGGGAAAATTTCTTTGAGCCTCTGACAGTGTGGCCCGTAAAACCACATCTCTTTTTGGCTGTATGTGAATTCCAAGTTTAAGGCACTCTTCTTTTTATAACTATAACCActcaaaataaaaaggaaaaaataggGTCTCATAAATGACTACCAAAGAGTATATAAGTGGTGGTTCTAATGCTGCCAGTTTGGTATGCTGGTACCATACTATTCTGATGAGAAAACAGGGCCTGTGTAGGTGCAGGACACTGGTTCTCACCTGATTACCTGAACGAGTATGTACTGACTATACTAGTATGTACCCACCATATTGG
Above is a genomic segment from Elaeis guineensis isolate ETL-2024a chromosome 1, EG11, whole genome shotgun sequence containing:
- the LOC105034417 gene encoding uncharacterized protein At5g08430 isoform X10; translation: MRKTKKNKEEIAEDYCFTCKDGGHLRVCDYKNCLKSYHPQCVGKDPSFLETDERWTCGWHLCFICQKSSSFQCFCCPSSVCRNCIREAEFVQVKKKMKGFCNNCLKLAILIEENIDVDSDGGKVDFKDTETYEFLFKDYWEIVKDQEGLTLVDLHAANALLKRGHNCKSESDSDKFPEEELMSECDDLDDDCHNEMSILDDLKVRRGKMKTPIKRCRSKRKYIGWGSEELIGFLSSIGKDTEEPLTQLDASEIVKDYVQANNLFNPDKKKNKVVVCDEKLYSLFRKKKVKVHKIYSLLESHLAADDDMDDEFFFSSDDDDNSVIRRKWQRTNSDSKIRKSEPNHFRQKVMEPPKSCYASVVDKNIKSVYLRRSLILNLLKDPEIFENKVTGCFVRVKNDPKDFYCRPQNLYQLGQVTGIKKVPHAYKVGETLTDTVLCVSNMCRDIQITMLSDDDFEEEECEDLCELVKRGLLKRPTIAELEKKIRIVHEDITNHWIDREIVKLQKLIDQANDKGWRRELFDYIDRRELLCTPAERSRLLKEIPQVIADTEEQVEVTTDTLVKSHGEHKGGNVAIMEVPPEEAKGNGADSHQNALDRQPEGNIAAFHEDAAEEKSEDNEAALHENSVEGRLEGNEASSNETANNEEVEGMGAAPKVSGQLVIESEPLKLSVINENSRTSQIIEIVEDKEIPRYQMTADVPIIDLDEDEEDCSTALKENDPLTTDTCYKIVEAVISDRQKIWHYIDPSGNEQGPFALASLRYWKEEGFFDDDFRVWRAGQSKEDAILLIDALR
- the LOC105034417 gene encoding zinc finger CCCH domain-containing protein 44 isoform X15, which translates into the protein MRKTKKNKEEIAEDYCFTCKDGGHLRVCDYKNCLKSYHPQCVGKDPSFLETDERWTCGWHLCFICQKSSSFQCFCCPSSVCRNCIREAEFVQVKKKMKGFCNNCLKLAILIEENIDVDSDGGKVDFKDTETYEFLFKDYWEIVKDQEGLTLVDLHAANALLKRGHNCKSESDSDKFPEEELMSECDDLDDDCHNEMSILDDLKVRRGKMKTPIKRCRSKRKYIGWGSEELIGFLSSIGKDTEEPLTQLDASEIVKDYVQANNLFNPDKKKNKVVVCDEKLYSLFRKKKVKVHKIYSLLESHLAADDDMDDEFFFSSDDDDNSVIRRKWQRTNSDSKIRKSEPNHFRQKVMEPPKSCYASVVDKNIKSVYLRRSLILNLLKDPEIFENKVTGCFVRVKNDPKDFYCRPQNLYQLGQVTGIKKVPHAYKVGETLTDTVLCVSNMCRDIQITMLSDDDFEEEECEDLCELVKRGLLKRPTIAELEKKIRIVHEDITNHWIDREIVKLQKLIDQANDKGWRRELFDYIDRRELLCTPAERSRLLKEIPQVIADTEEQVEVTTDTLVKSHGEHKGGNVAIMEVPPEEAKAGNGADSHQNALDRQPEAGNIAAFHEDAAEEKSEGAPVADAEVPTEEVKGLDNEAALHENSVEGRLEGNEASSNETANNEEVEGMGAAPKVSGQLVIGICVPWMKRYIPFTRSDITLLCRK
- the LOC105034417 gene encoding uncharacterized protein At5g08430 isoform X11, yielding MRKTKKNKEEIAEDYCFTCKDGGHLRVCDYKNCLKSYHPQCVGKDPSFLETDERWTCGWHLCFICQKSSSFQCFCCPSSVCRNCIREAEFVQVKKKMKGFCNNCLKLAILIEENIDVDSDGGKVDFKDTETYEFLFKDYWEIVKDQEGLTLVDLHAANALLKRGHNCKSESDSDKFPEEELMSECDDLDDDCHNEMSILDDLKVRRGKMKTPIKRCRSKRKYIGWGSEELIGFLSSIGKDTEEPLTQLDASEIVKDYVQANNLFNPDKKKNKVVVCDEKLYSLFRKKKVKVHKIYSLLESHLAADDDMDDEFFFSSDDDDNSVIRRKWQRTNSDSKIRKSEPNHFRQKVMEPPKSCYASVVDKNIKSVYLRRSLILNLLKDPEIFENKVTGCFVRVKNDPKDFYCRPQNLYQLGQVTGIKKVPHAYKVGETLTDTVLCVSNMCRDIQITMLSDDDFEEEECEDLCELVKRGLLKRPTIAELEKKIRIVHEDITNHWIDREIVKLQKLIDQANDKGWRRELFDYIDRRELLCTPAERSRLLKEIPQVIADTEEQVEVTTDTLVKSHGEHKGGNVAIMEVPPEEAKAGNGADSHQNALDRQPEAGNIAAFHEDAAEEKSEGAPVADAEVPTEEVKGLDNEAALHENSVEGRLEESEPLKLSVINENSRTSQIIEIVEDKEIPRYQMTADVPIIDLDEDEEDCSTALKENDPLTTDTCYKIVEAVISDRQKIWHYIDPSGNEQGPFALASLRYWKEEGFFDDDFRVWRAGQSKEDAILLIDALR
- the LOC105034417 gene encoding uncharacterized protein At5g08430 isoform X4, producing MRKTKKNKEEIAEDYCFTCKDGGHLRVCDYKNCLKSYHPQCVGKDPSFLETDERWTCGWHLCFICQKSSSFQCFCCPSSVCRNCIREAEFVQVKKKMKGFCNNCLKLAILIEENIDVDSDGGKVDFKDTETYEFLFKDYWEIVKDQEGLTLVDLHAANALLKRGHNCKSESDSDKFPEEELMSECDDLDDDCHNEMSILDDLKVRRGKMKTPIKRCRSKRKYIGWGSEELIGFLSSIGKDTEEPLTQLDASEIVKDYVQANNLFNPDKKKNKVVVCDEKLYSLFRKKKVKVHKIYSLLESHLAADDDMDDEFFFSSDDDDNSVIRRKWQRTNSDSKIRKSEPNHFRQKVMEPPKSCYASVVDKNIKSVYLRRSLILNLLKDPEIFENKVTGCFVRVKNDPKDFYCRPQNLYQLGQVTGIKKVPHAYKVGETLTDTVLCVSNMCRDIQITMLSDDDFEEEECEDLCELVKRGLLKRPTIAELEKKIRIVHEDITNHWIDREIVKLQKLIDQANDKGWRRELFDYIDRRELLCTPAERSRLLKEIPQVIADTEEQVEVTTDTLVKSHGEHKGGNVAIMEVPPEEAKGNGADSHQNALDRQPEGNIAAFHEDAAEEKSEGAPVADAEVPTEEVKGLDNEAALHENSVEGRLEGNEASSNETANNEEVEGMGAAPKVSGQLVIESEPLKLSVINENSRTSQIIEIVEDKEIPRYQMTADVPIIDLDEDEEDCSTALKENDPLTTDTCYKIVEAVISDRQKIWHYIDPSGNEQGPFALASLRYWKEEGFFDDDFRVWRAGQSKEDAILLIDALR
- the LOC105034417 gene encoding uncharacterized protein At5g08430 isoform X13 encodes the protein MRKTKKNKEEIAEDYCFTCKDGGHLRVCDYKNCLKSYHPQCVGKDPSFLETDERWTCGWHLCFICQKSSSFQCFCCPSSVCRNCIREAEFVQVKKKMKGFCNNCLKLAILIEENIDVDSDGGKVDFKDTETYEFLFKDYWEIVKDQEGLTLVDLHAANALLKRGHNCKSESDSDKFPEEELMSECDDLDDDCHNEMSILDDLKVRRGKMKTPIKRCRSKRKYIGWGSEELIGFLSSIGKDTEEPLTQLDASEIVKDYVQANNLFNPDKKKNKVVVCDEKLYSLFRKKKVKVHKIYSLLESHLAADDDMDDEFFFSSDDDDNSVIRRKWQRTNSDSKIRKSEPNHFRQKVMEPPKSCYASVVDKNIKSVYLRRSLILNLLKDPEIFENKVTGCFVRVKNDPKDFYCRPQNLYQLGQVTGIKKVPHAYKVGETLTDTVLCVSNMCRDIQITMLSDDDFEEEECEDLCELVKRGLLKRPTIAELEKKIRIVHEDITNHWIDREIVKLQKLIDQANDKGWRRELFDYIDRRELLCTPAERSRLLKEIPQVIADTEEQVEVTTDTLVKSHGEHKGGNVAIMEVPPEEAKAGNGADSHQNALDRQPEAGNIAAFHEDAAEEKSEDNEAALHENSVEGRLEESEPLKLSVINENSRTSQIIEIVEDKEIPRYQMTADVPIIDLDEDEEDCSTALKENDPLTTDTCYKIVEAVISDRQKIWHYIDPSGNEQGPFALASLRYWKEEGFFDDDFRVWRAGQSKEDAILLIDALR
- the LOC105034417 gene encoding uncharacterized protein At5g08430 isoform X9; protein product: MRKTKKNKEEIAEDYCFTCKDGGHLRVCDYKNCLKSYHPQCVGKDPSFLETDERWTCGWHLCFICQKSSSFQCFCCPSSVCRNCIREAEFVQVKKKMKGFCNNCLKLAILIEENIDVDSDGGKVDFKDTETYEFLFKDYWEIVKDQEGLTLVDLHAANALLKRGHNCKSESDSDKFPEEELMSECDDLDDDCHNEMSILDDLKVRRGKMKTPIKRCRSKRKYIGWGSEELIGFLSSIGKDTEEPLTQLDASEIVKDYVQANNLFNPDKKKNKVVVCDEKLYSLFRKKKVKVHKIYSLLESHLAADDDMDDEFFFSSDDDDNSVIRRKWQRTNSDSKIRKSEPNHFRQKVMEPPKSCYASVVDKNIKSVYLRRSLILNLLKDPEIFENKVTGCFVRVKNDPKDFYCRPQNLYQLGQVTGIKKVPHAYKVGETLTDTVLCVSNMCRDIQITMLSDDDFEEEECEDLCELVKRGLLKRPTIAELEKKIRIVHEDITNHWIDREIVKLQKLIDQANDKGWRRELFDYIDRRELLCTPAERSRLLKEIPQVIADTEEQVEVTTDTLVKSHGEHKGGNVAIMEVPPEEAKAGNGADSHQNALDRQPEGNIAAFHEDAAEEKSEDNEAALHENSVEGRLEGNEASSNETANNEEVEGMGAAPKVSGQLVIESEPLKLSVINENSRTSQIIEIVEDKEIPRYQMTADVPIIDLDEDEEDCSTALKENDPLTTDTCYKIVEAVISDRQKIWHYIDPSGNEQGPFALASLRYWKEEGFFDDDFRVWRAGQSKEDAILLIDALR
- the LOC105034417 gene encoding uncharacterized protein At5g08430 isoform X3, with the protein product MRKTKKNKEEIAEDYCFTCKDGGHLRVCDYKNCLKSYHPQCVGKDPSFLETDERWTCGWHLCFICQKSSSFQCFCCPSSVCRNCIREAEFVQVKKKMKGFCNNCLKLAILIEENIDVDSDGGKVDFKDTETYEFLFKDYWEIVKDQEGLTLVDLHAANALLKRGHNCKSESDSDKFPEEELMSECDDLDDDCHNEMSILDDLKVRRGKMKTPIKRCRSKRKYIGWGSEELIGFLSSIGKDTEEPLTQLDASEIVKDYVQANNLFNPDKKKNKVVVCDEKLYSLFRKKKVKVHKIYSLLESHLAADDDMDDEFFFSSDDDDNSVIRRKWQRTNSDSKIRKSEPNHFRQKVMEPPKSCYASVVDKNIKSVYLRRSLILNLLKDPEIFENKVTGCFVRVKNDPKDFYCRPQNLYQLGQVTGIKKVPHAYKVGETLTDTVLCVSNMCRDIQITMLSDDDFEEEECEDLCELVKRGLLKRPTIAELEKKIRIVHEDITNHWIDREIVKLQKLIDQANDKGWRRELFDYIDRRELLCTPAERSRLLKEIPQVIADTEEQVEVTTDTLVKSHGEHKGGNVAIMEVPPEEAKAGNGADSHQNALDRQPEGNIAAFHEDAAEEKSEGAPVADAEVPTEEVKGLDNEAALHENSVEGRLEGNEASSNETANNEEVEGMGAAPKVSGQLVIESEPLKLSVINENSRTSQIIEIVEDKEIPRYQMTADVPIIDLDEDEEDCSTALKENDPLTTDTCYKIVEAVISDRQKIWHYIDPSGNEQGPFALASLRYWKEEGFFDDDFRVWRAGQSKEDAILLIDALR